Proteins from a single region of Primulina tabacum isolate GXHZ01 chromosome 5, ASM2559414v2, whole genome shotgun sequence:
- the LOC142547299 gene encoding ubiquitin-conjugating enzyme E2 32-like, with the protein MAEEKYNRKNPAVKRILQEFKEMQSNPSDDFMSLPLEENIFEWQFAIRGPTDSEFEGGIYHGRIQLPAEYPFKPPSFLLLTPNGRFETQTKICLSISNHHPEHWQPSWSVRTALVALIAFMPTSPNGALGSLDYPIEERRKLAVKSREVAPMLGSSQRQKLIDEIHEYMLSKAPPLPQGNQISEAQARRSENEDQRGLQNDLVDTTTELHPHAAVEDGIVEEPNETPPTANSNQTSQIASNVPTNVHQLLRNPELRVPKQADDRLFTWAAFVLAVSILILLLKKFLKANGHGAVFMNES; encoded by the exons ATGGCGGAGGAGAAGTACAATCGGAAGAACCCCGCGGTGAAGAGGATTTTGCAGGAGTTCAAAGAGATGCAATCCAATCCCTCCGATGATTTCATGAGCCTTCCTCTCGAG gaaaatatatttgaatggCAGTTTGCAATCAGGGGACCGACGGATTCAGAGTTTGAGGGGGGAATTTACCATGGAAGAATTCAGTTGCCTGCTGAATATCCTTTCAAGCCTCCTTCATTCTTGTTGTTGACG CCAAATGGTCGATTCGAAACCCAAACCAAGATATGCTTGAGCATTTCCAATCATCATCCAGAACACTGGCAACCATCCTGGAGTG TTCGAACTGCGTTGGTAGCACTAATCGCATTCATGCCTACAAGCCCAAATGGTGCACTCGGATCATTGGATTACCCGATAGAAGAGAGGCGAAAACTTGCCGTGAAATCTCGTGAAGTTGCACCGATGTTAGGGTCATCTCAACGCCAAAAGTTAATTGACGAG ATTCACGAATATATGCTTAGTAAAGCACCCCCACTACCTCAAGGCAACCAAATCTCTGAAGCACAGGCTAGACGTTCTGAGAATGAAGATCAGCGTGGTCTCCAAAATGACCTTGTTGATACCACTACTGAACTCCATCCCCATGCTGCTGTCGAAGATGGGATTGTTGAGGAACCAAATGAAACACCTCCAACTGCCAACAGCAATCAAACATCGCAAATCGCTTCTAACGTCCCGACAAATGTGCATCAGCTGTTGCGAAACCCTGAACTAAGAGTTCCAAAGCAGGCTGATGACAGATTGTTCACATGGGCAGCTTTTGTGCTTGCGGTTTCTATACTCATCCTTCTACTAAAGAAGTTTTTGAAAGCTAATGGACATGGTGCCGTCTTTATGAATGAGTCGTAG
- the LOC142547300 gene encoding galactokinase-like — protein sequence MAVHDELPVPILTSLEPVYGSGPQLKEAELRFNRLRSKFVECFGHTPDIYARSPGRVNLIGEHIDYEGYSVLPMAIRQDTIVAIRKCEVNEKEKGLKIANVNDKYAVCYYPADSDQDIDLKNHRWGHYFICGYKGFYEYVKSKGKDAGKPVGLEVVVDGIVPTGSGLSSSAAFVCSSTIAIMAALGMNFPKKDLAQLTCDCERHIGTQSGGMDQAISVMAQSGFATLIDFNPIRGTEVQLPASGTFVIAHSLAESQKAVTAATNYNNRVVECRLASIVLGIKLGMKPEEAITNVKTLSDVEGLCVSFASTHGSSDPVLAVKELLKEEPYSAEDVEKITNQKLLAIFANSPTSLDVLRAAKHFKLHQRAAHVYSEAKRVYAFKDTVSSKLSDEEMLKKLGDLMNDSHYSCSVLYECSCPELEELVKISRDNGALGARLTGAGWGGCAVALVKESTVPQFILNLKEQYYKSRIEKGVIKKDDVDLYVFASKPSSGSAIIKL from the exons ATGGCTGTACACGATGAGCTGCCTGTGCCCATTTTAACTTCTCTGGAACCCGTTTACGGGTCTGGGCCTCAGCTTAAAGAAGCAGAACTCCGATTCAATCGCCTGAGATCCAAGTTCGTCGAGTGCTTTGGGCACACCCCTGATATCTACGCTCGATCCCCTg GGAGGGTGAATTTGATAGGGGAGCACATAGATTATGAAGGTTATTCGGTGTTACCTATGGCTATCAGGCAAGACACGATCGTGGCCATCCGAAAATGCGAAGTGAATGAGAAGGAGAAAGGTCTAAAGATTGCGAATGTGAATGACAAGTACGCCGTATGTTATTACCCGGCGGATTCTGATCAG GATATTGATTTAAAGAATCATCGATGGGGTCACTATTTCATTTGCGG GTACAAAGGTTTCTATGAGTATGTCAAATCAAAAGGAAAAGATGCTGGTAAACCAGTTGGACTCGAGGTGGTAGTTGATGGCATAGTTCCAACTG GGTCTGGTTTATCGAGCTCCGCTGCATTTGTTTGCTCTTCTACAATCGCTATAATGGCGGCATTAGGAATGAACTTTCCCAAG AAAGACCTCGCTCAACTTACTTGTGATTGTGAAAGACACATAGGCACCCAATCTGGTGGAATGGACCag GCTATCTCTGTTATGGCTCAATCTGGCTTCGCAACACTAATTGATTTCAACCCTATTCGAGGCACAGAGGTGCAGTTGCCTGCCAGTGGGACGTTTGTAATAGCGCATTCATTGGCCGAATCTCAGAAAGCAGTAACAGCCGCCACTAATTACAACAACAGAGTCGTTGAGTGCCGATTAGCCTCT ATTGTACTGGGCATAAAGCTTGGAATGAAACCCGAGGAAGCGATAACCAATGTGAAGACTCTCTCAGATGTTGAAGGATTATGTGTCTCATTTGCAAGTACCCATGGATCTTCTGATCCCGTTCTCGCTGTCAAG GAACTCTTGAAAGAGGAACCATACAGCGCTGAAGATGTCGAAAAAATCACCAATCAAAAGCTGCTAGCTATCTTTGCCAATTCTCCTACGAGCTTGGATGTTCTTAGAGCTGCCAAACATTTTAAGTTACACCAG AGAGCTGCCCATGTTTACTCCGAAGCCAAACGAGTTTACGCTTTCAAAGATACCGTTTCCTCAAAGTTAAG TGACGaagaaatgttgaagaaactcgGGGACCTGATGAACGATAGCCACTACAGCTGCAGTGTCTTGTACGAGTGCAG CTGTCCCGAGCTAGAGGAGCTTGTTAAGATCAGTCGAGACAATGGTGCTCTTGGGGCAAGGCTAACAGGAGCTGGGTGGGGAGGTTGTGCTGTTGCTTTGGTCAAGGAGAGCACCGTCCCCCAATTTATCCTTAACTTGAAG GAGCAATACTATAAATCAAGAATTGAGAAGGGAGTGATCAAGAAAGATGATGTTGACTTGTACGTTTTTGCATCCAAGCCATCGAGTGGCTCTGCTATCATAAAATTGTAG